The genomic window AGGTCTCCTTACTTAAGAGTTCATTGTAACTACCATTgtaagcattttctttcttcccataATCACCATCATATAAATGTTGACTCATGTAACTGATGTTATTTTTAAGGATTTGGTATTTAACCCCTCTTGACTTACTAGTGCTTGTTGTGTTACTCTTGACTATCTAAAAATAGGAAGTACACTTAATTTATGTTATATTTTATGTTGCACATGTTTATGTTCTTTAATGATGGTTGCaaaatttctttgcagaattGTATCAAATGTGGTTATCAGTAATCAtaattcttttccttattttagtCTTTGCCAAGTGTCAGGGCTACTCTTTGGTTTATAAATATTGGATAGTTGAAATTAAACTTTGTCTTAcgtttttttaaattaccatgttttttgtttgtttttaaggaatAGCACCAAATACAATGTTGGCAAAAATGTGCAGTGATCGTAATAAACCTAACGGCCAATACAgaatttctcctgagagactAGCAGTGCTAGACTTCTTAAAAGATTTGCCCATTAGAAAGGTAAGAGACACAAGGACATTTACTATTGTCATGTAATGTTTTTATGTTCTAGAAGCAAGACTTTTACTGAAAAGTTAGAATTTTCTAGGTAATCTTCCATGTTGTGCTTGATTCAAATTTTCTTAGTAATGGATCTacaaatggaaatttttcaCTGTAATGTTAAATACTCTTTTCTAGGTGCCAGGTATTGGAAAAGTAACAGAGAAGATGTTAAAAGCCCTTGGAATTGTGACTTGCTCAGAACTTTACAAGCAGAGGGCgctgctttctcttcttttttcagaGGTATCTTGGCGTAATTTCTTGGATATTTCCCTTGGTTTGGGCTCAACACATTTGGAAAAGTAAGCCATGGGGGTTTCTTCCTTCTGTGTTAacatttttctgaatgtttcCTTGTGTATGTTACATACtgaatatattatttaattgGCAAATATTATGGAAATACActtgtttaatatatttttttaaatgtctgatgCCTGTTATTGATATATTTATGTCTAAGATGCAGTAGCCAAACATGAGAGAACAGAGGTTTGTACAGCCATATCTAAATATGAAATCCAAAAAATCTTGTCAGGGAAGTTGTACATAAGTGTATGTCAAGAAATCAAggtataattataattataaaaatagctGAACATAACTGAGATGTTCTGAGAAGAGTTGTACActcctttttcttcaaaaacaatGCACATTCATTAGTGTTTATGATTATTGGATGATAATGAAAATCACAAAGGTATTTGATTTTCTCTGGTGGTGTATTGTCAGGGAAGTTTCTTTGTCTCTTATCAGTATTATGTATTTGTAATATCAACATGTGAATTTCTATTCCACCATCTATTGGTGGAATAGAACTCAAGTTTATTATATCCTTCTTAATATATGTTCTTTTAAGGTTGACTGTACTTTAATGGCTTTTAGCCTCCTTTATAGGATGGGAAAATTCCGTCTTAGCAGTGCATATATCTTTTCAACAATATTTGTCATTTCTGAGCCTGCCCTGGAGGCAAacatgttcttttaaaaagactgaaaacGTAACATTTTACTGTTTGTTTAACTAAGAGCCTTAATTAAgtattaattcttttttaaaatatattcctttccACAGTAatgaaattctattttaaagTAGCTTGTTAATTGTTTGATTTTATTAGAAGTTCCAGAGTGTCTTATGCATTTCTGAAAGACCTATTCTGTATTATATCTGTAACTTCTCTGACAATAATCTTCTCTTTTTATCATTTGCCTACAAAATAATAGATGTAGCTAGCCTAGTAATGTGATAGCACAAATTTTtgtgttgttcttttttttctattcagagtataaaaatatttttgaaaatatgcaGTAAGATTGACTTGGTGAAGGTGACTTGATAAAAGATAAAAcacagttttcaaaatatttttttctgttaatataTAAACAGACCTTGGATAGTCTTTTAATAATCATTACACTCTTTCTTCTTATTTACCCTAGTTCAGTGTTTTACAGCCTGGGATATCTCCCagtacattttgaaaaaaaaaggagcatttCAAAGGTTAGGAGTTTTAATGGTTTTAATGtctaagaatttttttgttttctttttttgttcagcTCCAACTTGATTTCAGTGACTTTAGTGTAGAGAAAGCAAGCACTTAATATATTAAAACCTGTGTATTCAGGAAATAGTTCATCTTATAGTTATTGTGTCTGACTACCTTCTCTTAAGAAAATCTGACAATACCAAATTTGTTATTTCCAATActtaaaaacagaagaatgacCTGAAATTGCTCTGAGGTATCTCCTTATATGCAGAAGAGTTGTTAAAGGATACTCAATTAACActaagaagaaagaaagcaacaaacaaaaaaagctttaacACATCAACTTTAATAAGCTGAATAATCTTTTAgactgaaagcaaaatatttcctcagttaaaggaaatattcaaatatacgTGTATGTATGGGATTCTAATAGCTGTGCTTCACAGTTATAGCTGAGACAGCATAGGAtttgcagtttgttttctttttgaatcaGACTCCCTCTGATATAATAGGTGAGTTCTGAGGGAatcttttttttggttggttttttaaacttttttttaaaaaaagacatctaTGTCTGATCCATGTCTTTACTTAATCgacagtatttttaattgtcCTTTTTACACTTGCTTAAACTTGATGTACAAGATTTGTAGAAAAAGTTAACATCCAGACTGCATAGAAAAGACTGCTGTTAGTTATTTGAGCATGATTGCTTGACTCTGAGTTTATTGAAAAGATAACATTTCTACATCAAGAAAGTATAATaaccttttttctctttaaagggatggagaaagaaaaagtatgaGCACTGAAAGGTATGCTTCtttaatattgaaaaaattatattaaccATTGGAAGCACTAAATACCAAGTAATGTATACTTCCATTAGTCATATAATTTTATTGTGTATTTATTTAGACATGCACATATACAACAAGCTCACTAAATCAGATTCAAGCTTgcattattttttgttcttggcTCCAGAGCTCCATGAAGGTATATTTGTCAGTTTGAGTAGTCTCTCATCATCCAATTCTGCTAGTGCCTTTAATGCATCAAAGTGATCTTTAAACCGTAAGATAAGATGGAAATATATAAGGGcttaacatttttttatctgtttaagCTTAATGTCAATAGCAGTGTAGTAGTCTGCAGTCACATGTATTTCCTAACTTAAGAGTAAAGTTCCTTAGGAAGgtagttaattttttaaaaattagttctgCCAGGAGAATCTATAAAGCACTGTAATAATTATCCCTATCATCATGTGTTTTCTTAGAAATGGTGGTAAGAAAAAATGCTTAGTCCTGTCATTTTGTGACTTAATAACTGTGAGCAGCTTAAATAAGCCCAATATGATTTTGGTACCATTGAAGCTGAAAAATGTATGGCTTTAGTGCTGTGCTGCCTTGCAATCAGATATTTTGGACATCTTTATAGTATCTTTCTGTattgctttcttcctttctttttttcctcaaagagaACAGTTTTAGACCAGAAAAGTCTACAGGCTTCTGAGATCATGAAACTAGTTTATATGGGGGAAAAGACAAGCCTGAAATAGCATTCTCTCTATCCTGTCCCTTTCAAGCCTTGGACTTTTACAACTTCTCAATCACTGCAGTATTGTCTAAACAGTATGAGTTACTCCCTGGATAGCGGTATGGGACCCACAGTGAAATATTCATCCTATTAGTTTGACAGCATGCAAACATTCTTAGGGAAACGTGAATCATAATAGAGGATATCTTTTCAGTACAATCAGGTAAAACTGATTATAACTTAGAGATGCAAAATCCACTATAATTTTATTGACCTTACATTTGTAAATATAAAGCTTGACATGGAACAATCTGTCTGTGAGACTTTTCCAAAGCATGTGTTGTCTGTaagttttgctttccatttctcTTGAAACAACTGAAGGTTGCTTTTCCTGTGATCTTACTACTGAAAAGCAAATGTACAACAAAAAGATAACACTGTAATTTCTGTCCCAAGAAGCTCTAGCAAAGGAAATTGGCATAATTTTTGGCAGAAAGAtagcttttcctcctctgagACTAGACATAATTGTCCTAGTTGGCATCTTTTTCTTCGCATCTGCATTATTTCTGATATTTGGCTCTGATGTTGACTTCCAGTTCCTGGCTTTCTTCTGATGTTATACAGTGTGTACAAATGAGATTAAATGCAAATAACATGGCTGGCTCTATGAATTCACTTACTGTTAGTATTCTGTCTTGCAAATACTTAAGCATTAATGACGTTAAATTTGAATCATCTTCAAATAGtgcatgaaaaattaaaaccaaattatttcattatttgaagGGCCTTTCAAgcattttgcaaacaaaatattCCTATTAATAATCATTGTGCCTTGAAGTAAGAATTTTAACCTATATTACATTCTTTTGATTATAGTATTGTTTAACTGTATAAAAAATACTTCTAGATTGCAGACAGTGAACATACTATGGGATTCATACTGAAAAATATCATCTTTTTGTCTTAGAACATTCAGTGAAATAAACACAGCAGAAGACCAGTACAGTTTGTGTCgagagctctgcagggaccTTGCTCAAGAGTTACAGAAAGAGGGACTTAAGGTATTTATGTTATTCAGGTTACTTGCAAAAAGAAACTTTGTACTCCAATCATTCTATGCAGCTTTAGAATAAATGCTTTCAGCGGCATCATACCATGTAATCTATCTTCAGAAGTCTTCATTCTTTAATTCTCAGATGTTTAGGATGACTTAGGCAGCATTTTGTTGTTGTGCAAGTGGCTATCTAGCAATGTGTGTaggataaaaattaaattgagttttgaaatatgaaaaattaagttGTTTGGCATGTCAACATTTTATGCTAAAAGCAATGTTTGTAAGGGAATAATAGAGCTGATTGTCCATAAGCCATGCTTTGGTCAATTGTGGAATATTAATGTATTCAAAACACTGTTTCTCTCCTGTATACATACAGGATCCAGTCAATAGCCAGTTTTTTAGTTTAAGAACTTCACCTGTGCCATACTTGCTGACAAGTTATTCAGACCATTCAGTGGTATCAACAGTAGAAACAGTCACTTTATTCCTTCTCCCCAGATACCTGTTTTTTACTTGGAAAGagtaaatatttgctttgaagGTCTTATGGTAATGCAAGGGATTATATTTAAGACCTAAAATAATTGTTGTTAATCTTCTTCAGCCATAAAAGATTGTCTCAAAAGTTGACAGGTTGAAAGGGATGTGATCAGCTAAGGAGGACAAAGGGATAAGGTTACAAAAGCACCAAAGGGAGTGCTAGTTACTTACATTTGGATGGACATTATCAATCACACAAATTGTTTGGGAGGTGGTGCCAGGGAAATACCAGTGCCAAACACAAATACTGTCTGTGGTTGTGATAGTACTGTGCAGGAGGAAGTAATTTTTCTATGAATCTGTAATAGAGTATCACTTTTGTGTTCTTCATAGTTAGGACATCTGGCACTGAAAATTTCCAtatgaggaaataattttttttagatgGGGTAGAAGTTGCATCTGTAGCCAAAATGTGAACTCAATTGACCATGCACTAGTGGCAGATGGTCTGCTGAGAACTGCAGTCAAATGATCCAGTTCAGAGAATTCGACTTCGGCAGAAGTTTAGGGCCAAGTACAGAATTTAGGGGCAAGTACAGAATCTTGCAGACAAATTCTTGGGAGTACCCCTTGCTGTGCACAGATAAGCACACAGTGACTATAAGCATACTTGACTATGGCTTAGGAGCTCTTATATAGATGCTACATAATAATTGTTTCTGTGCCATATATGACATACAGTGTAAacctttttttaattgtatttttttctaggGTAAAACTGTTACATTGAAGCTTAAGAATGTGAATTTCGAAGTTAAAACAAGAGCTTTGACTGTGCTGTCTTCAGTTTCTACTGAGGAGGAAATATTTACTGTTGCTAAAGATTTGTTAGGAACAGAAATTGATAGTGTTGCTCCTCACCCTCTACGGATAAGACTTATGGGTAAGATATTTCAAATTCATTCTTCCTTTTCAGAGTTAGGAAATCTGATAGTGTTTTGAAATAACACACcatatttttaagtaaaactgGTGTTAATGCATTAATCTTTTTTCTATTACCCTGGTAATTTTTGCAAAGTGAACAGATCTGTGCTGAGTGAGTAATTTAGGAAGTTTTACTAATGAGTGCTGAATGGTGACTTAGGAAGTTTTTCAATTGAGGTGGTACTTTTTTTATGCAACAGCTATCACATCATCATGACAGTAGGAACTTGAGTCATAGCAGCGCTTAATTCTGCTGCTTTAAATGAGCTTTTAAATCTGCTTTGCACCACAACAACAGAAGTGCTTACAGATCTGAAAGTGCAGAGTTCTGCCGGAGACGTGAACATTTCTGTTGACAGTAAACTCTGTGTTTTGACCCTGAGATGTGTTTCAGGTGCTTATGTGTTCTGCTTGAAGCATTGAGCAGTATATAAAATTTACTTGTCTAAGGTACTAGAAagtgctgaagaaaaatatgttttgatgGGTGGAGTTCATGCAAAACTTTCAGACTGAATTCTATGTAAGAGTATTTATAACTCTGTGTTATCATGCAATGAGCTAAAACTTCAGACTACTAAAATCAAATATtgttaatattaattttgtttatattaataataaattttaaaattttaacttaaaattttaaatttttattttaaattaataaaaatattaatttaattaatatttaattttaattaaattaaattaaaattaatattgttGGACTAATGCTTGGGtctgataaaattgtattgacATTGAGATGCATTTGGAAGTAGTCTAGCATCTTTTTAGAGATAAATTTTACCTTTATTGAGTGAATGTATACCTCAAAAGATGTTAATTAGGAGTTAGTATCAAGTTTCATAGAATTCTTATAataagtttctttttcattattaggTGTACGAGTATCAGGATTTCtaactgaagaagaaaagaaataccaaCAAAAAAGCATTACAAGTTTCttaaaatcaggaaaagaaactgcTTTCCTTAGGCTTCAGCCAGAGAAGTCCAACCAAGAGTATTTCACAAAAAATTCAGAAGCTCATAGAGGGAGTTTTTTCGATCAAAAGCGAGCAGCAAGACAACTAAACAGTGAGAATATTTCTCCAAATGAAACCAGTGGTAAGCAGCTCTTTCATGATGATAAATCATCAGCAAATTTTGAAGAGACAAAGAAAGTCACAGATTTACAGGATTCTAATGTTTGTAAGATCTTCACCTGTCCTGTTTGCTTTGAGAAGCAAAGCAGCAATAATTTGGAAGAACTTAATAGACACATTGATGAGTGCCTCAGTGGAATGTGTGTTAAAGATACTGTGGAAATATCCAAGAATGACAGTTTAAGAGAAAATACATCTAACTTTCTTCCACAACTTAAAAATGAGTGGGTTGATAAATGTCAAAAAAATAGAACAGATCAATTATCAGGAACAGACCAGTCTGCAAGTGTATCTGACAGCTCTACTGACAATAGCACCGAAAGATTTGGTCAGATAATACCTGATAAATCTCCCGGAGAACGACAGCTTAACAATCTCAGTCACATTACTAGAAACGTATGTATGAAACAGTGTCTCTTCCCCAAACAAATATCACAAGACAATGAAGACCATTTTGACAAGACTGAAGATACAGAAGGAGCTAGTTCATCCTGTTTCTTTGAAGCCAAAGAAGATAGTGTTCTTGTTTGTCCAGTTTGTAATTCAGAACAGAAAACCACCAATCTTATGTCATTTAACAGACATGTTGATGTCTGCTTAAATAAAGACCTTATCCAGGAGCTGacagaaaaagaggattttCCTATGAAGACTTATAATATGGAAAACTCAAACAGAGTTTTCTCTGGTAAGTATATGCATTAGTATATGTTTAATTATTCAAATTGTCTGCTTTTGCAATTAAGATACTTTGGCAATGGTGTACTTTGAACTTCTGggtattttgaaatttttttctcaacaAGCTTATTTAAGTAAGGCCTATATAGGagtgaaaatttttattttaaaaatatcaaatttattttcatgacaAACTAGATTTATGAATCTGAAGTTAGTTTGTCAGTGCCCTCCCATTTCCCACAAAGGTGACACAGAAATTACTGCTCATTTCTGGAAATTGTATGGTTACACCCAACCATATTCAGAAAGGTGTTTGTGAGGCCACTGAGATTAAAGTGAAGATCAATGAAAACATCTTCAACCTTTATTGTTTCAGATTCAGTTAACAGAGTGGCTTCATTATGTCATGTGCTGGCAAAAATAGAGATGAGAACTAGAGCCTAAAGGAAGAAACGTCCAATTCTGTTTTATAGCTAATAAAATATATCACGTAACTTCACCTATAACATGCCACAGCAGTATTATTCGTGTTTTCTGAAGTAGTTTCTCTTTTTAACAAAGAGTTCATCTTCGGCCAGATTAGATTGCATGTGCAGGTGGTAAAGCATCTGCTTAAAGTAGTCCCTAATCTATTTTGAGAACcttataaaaggaaattaaaatgctagtgcattttcagaaaacaattaAGACTTGAAATAAGAATATTTTGcaagaaaattttcaaagtgATATTGCTATTACATGTGCAAACATGCTTTAATTTAAATGGAAGACTTAGGTTAGGTGAAGTTTCTTTTGTGCCCCCTGcaggataaaaaaattaaaaccatgatTTTTAACTGCCACCTTGAAAATCAACTACGTtatgctgaaatatttctgaaattacaAGGTTACAAGGTTCAAAGTAATCCCTTATAATTCAATAACATAAaggctttttggttttcttttttaaaaatggtaatATAAACTATAGTATTCAAGTTGCAGATAATAAAATGTTATCTGCTTCTTGAGATagattatatttaatttctgaagcaTTCTTTATTTAAGTAACTAATTTTGGTTGTTTTCAATTACTTTTAAGGAGGTTTAAGTAAAGGACAGGTATGCACAAATCCATCACAAGGAACAAAAAGGTAAGTGTTTTTTGGAAGTTTGAGTAtcaacttattttaaaatactgaagtctagaaaaatattcagcattATAAAACCTGTGCTGGTATGCATTGTGTATTTTAACCTcttactggctttttttttcctccccctttgTTTAACCCTAGGTCTGGACTAACAGCTTCACAGTCAGtatcaaaaaaaaccaagtcaAGCAATTCCAAACATacaatcaaaatgttttttaaatgattgTGTAGCAACATGTTCTATATGAAGCATTTCATAGTTTTATGACTGCAAGTGAATTTAGCATTGGCAGTAGGCTGGATTCAGGTACCTGTCATTTTGGAATCATTCCATATCTGTGTAACAACAACATGATGTCTGAGATAGAAGAAGAGGTAAAAtgaagtgttttttcttttcctttattttattttctttggagaataatacttttttcccccacttgtTTCCAAGAATCAGAATGTGCTAGCACTTTGATTTAGGTCCCTAGAATACACAGGAATCATTAGCTAGGGTGCCCCACTGTACTTGCTGAAGGCCCTCTTCCCACACCTGAACTTCCGTTTTCCctattgtaaaaataaaattatgagaTTAACTGTGTGATAACAAAGAAGACTTGAGTTGCTTGATTTCACCTAATGTCTGTCTTCGTAGTGGacacaaaaatgtgtttgtctCGCAGTTACACAGGATAAGAACAAGAACTTAGTGCACTATCAAGCTTTCATTGTTACTGAAAATTACTTCAGTAAGAATTGATTGACCAGATCTGAAGGACTCGTCGCGGTGAGATAAACAACGACTTCACTTatttagaaaatgtttaaaaatctgTTGATTGAAAGGATTCCTCCAGGATACTCAGACAAATGTTGTTTGATCTTTGGCCTTTCCAAAGGGACTGAAAACTTCTTTACAGTTTGAAATTGTTACCAGTGAGTAGCACTAAATTTACTCTAAATAAAAGGTTTCATGGTGCAATAATAATGAATTATGTGCAAATACAAGATAATGAACCTTCTTATTGTTTAGCtatctttctcttttaaattactttgtaTTTCTGAATAAAGTGTATTCTGTAGTGCATATGTGGAAAGAGGAATGTaagtgcaaatatttaaaatgctctGTTGAGATTTTTTCTGTTCACACCaaatttttaaaggcatttattataattaaatattttcagacaaataatttattataacaGCATATTTCTTAGAAGTTATACAAACAATGCCAAGCCCTGTAGGAAATATAAACTGCTTTTTTAACTGCAAGGTCTTTTAAAGAAGTGGCTGCTGTAGAAGCATCTGTTTTCTTGTTCAACTGTATGGggatttgcttgttttttaaacaaacaaatctaTACATGGTATGTATTAGATGCCCAAGCTCAGTTCAGAATATGCTTTCCTATTTCCAGAATTGCTGGGATGATTACACCATCTCTACCTGCTTATCTGTTTCTTTGTCAGATGCCACTGTACCCACAGCTCTGTCATTTGAATTCATGTCAGTGTTCCCTTATCTGCTTTGGACCAAATCAGCTGGACTAGTTCAGACTGTAAATTGATTCAGTCAACTTTTTCAAAGTGGGTCAGTGAGCATTCAGCATGAGCTGTTCTGTTGACAGACATGGGAACTTCTAGTAGGAAAGACAtaaaagcagctgagggagcgTAAGTCTGCCAACTGCTGTTTAGAAAGTGAACACCTCTCCCTTTTTTAGTTTGTATCTCTGATTCAATAAAGTGTAGAATCTAAGTATTACCTTGTCATTGTGTGTGTCTTAAAAACATCTATTTTTACATAAGCATTACATAGCAAAAAGTCAGCTACTCTTAGgtgcttgaaaaaaataagttagTTGGCTTAGCCTCAAAAGTTGCCTTGGCATTTGTTTAAAAAGGAAGTGTCATAGAGTTTTCCTAGTGTCATGAAAGGTTGTAGATGTGCCAgtattaatgtaaaaataaaactcatAGTGTGACTATAAATTACTTATTTACAATTCCATTGTGTGTTGACCGTAGCTGGATGCCAGGcagccaccaaagctgctctctcactcagctctgcagctgcacaggggagagaaaatataatgaagggtccatgggttgagataaggaccagAAGAGATCACTCATGAAATACCATCATGGGCTAAGCAGGCTCTAATTAGAGATATGAATTGAATTTATCACTAAAAAAATGAGAGCAggatgagaagtaaaataagaccttaaaaacacctttcccaCATCTgtctctccttcccagctctacctcctccccCAGTGGCACACAGAGACAGGGAATGGAGGTTATGGTCAGCTCCTCACACAATTGTTCCTGCTCATGGAGAGGAATCTTTCCCCTGCTCCAACATAcggggtccctcccatgggagacagttctccatgaacttctccaacgTGAGTCCATCCCATGGGCAACGCTCTCTGtgaactgctgcagtgtgggtcactcttccatggggtgcagtcctccaaagACAGGCTGATCCAGTGTGGGTCTCCCACGGTGtcacaagtcctaccaggaaagctgctgcagcatgggcTCCTTTCTCCGCAGGTCTGCAGGTCCTTCCTCCAGTGTGAACTTCCCATGAGGTCACGGGCCCCTCTCAGGCgtccacctgctccagcatgggacTGAGCTTAATTTCCCAGGGTTGTTGTTTCTTTCAGCTGAGTTACATTCACCTACTGGAAGTACAGTTGGTGAAATTGCCGTATCAGACTAGTGTATCaattgtaaagattttttttacatcaCAGCCTCTCTATACCAGAAATGTTTAAAGGAGATAAGAACTGTGAAATCTCTTTATCTAAGGTAAGAAGAATCCGAGCAAGTAGTTTTTGTATCCATATTAGTTAAATTTACAAACTCTTGAGTCttttagattaattttattatggACAGATGACGGTGTTAGTCATCTTGGAAATTAAGGTGATTGTGgaatttaatttaagaaaaaaattacactgaagGAACTCCAATGTGTCTACAATTGTGTGAGGCTGAATACTGGTGGTTCTGCTTTCTTGGAACTACTTttcctatatttatttttaaatagaaacatCAAAggctattttaaaagtaaaattcaatgtagtcactttaaaaaatcatgCTCTGTTGTGGAAAAATCGTTGTCTATATGAAAGGAAATAACAAAGACCAAAGTCATAATGGACATCAAGATAAGTTGAGAAATAGGTAGGTTAGATGGATCTCAGTATGTCAGTTCATAAAGCATGAACCTTTGGGgatgtatgttttgtttttgatgGGACTTTgacaaaagcaaatgcaaacagCTTTTACCTGAAATTGAAGGGTCTTGTGATTGGATGAATATTGCTACCACACGTGCATAGTTATGCACAAATTTATGTCAGAAGCACTTCAGTCTCTCACATCCTAAGGCTGTGTGAAGTATGCAGGAGTGCAGGGATGGTCACCCTCTCCTGTCCAGTGAACACTGGTTACAATTATGAGAATAACTCCCAAAAAACTCTTCAACCTGCATAGAGAGCTCCATGACTACCAATAGATCCACCTGGCTCCAGGCATCCTATACAAGCTGTGATACCTCTGTGTGTCTGTACACATGTGCTTATGGCATGGCTTCAAAAGTTGTCTGGTGCAAGGGAATTACCTTTTGTCTGGTGTGTGTGCTTGAGGGTGCCGATTGCTCCTGGCACATAATGCTAGCCCCTAGGGAAGATGTGCGGGGGATTGGTTGGGGAAAGGATGATCCCGTTCAGTGCCTAGCCACTGGCAAGAAATGTGTATTTGGTGCTTGGTTTCTCTTAAAACAAACTCCTAAAGCTGCTCCACAACTCTGCCCCTTCGCG from Vidua macroura isolate BioBank_ID:100142 chromosome Z, ASM2450914v1, whole genome shotgun sequence includes these protein-coding regions:
- the POLK gene encoding DNA polymerase kappa isoform X4, translating into MDDMKKVSNNSSSDGVLLRMGLNDNKAGMQGLDKEKINKIIMEATKGSKFYENELKKDQQVNQRIEKMMQLKEKITAQQLLKAQMQVREILAEYDPNFMPMGLDEAYLNITDHLEERLNWPEHRRRFFFNRESTTGIDKDCIYMSAKFNEGEVSSSPVLFEDNTSLMDVNLEQRGLSVENSVVFGTSAEEVVKEIRFRIEQKTQLTASAGIAPNTMLAKMCSDRNKPNGQYRISPERLAVLDFLKDLPIRKVPGIGKVTEKMLKALGIVTCSELYKQRALLSLLFSEVSWRNFLDISLGLGSTHLEKDGERKSMSTERTFSEINTAEDQYSLCRELCRDLAQELQKEGLKGKTVTLKLKNVNFEVKTRALTVLSSVSTEEEIFTVAKDLLGTEIDSVAPHPLRIRLMGVRVSGFLTEEEKKYQQKSITSFLKSGKETAFLRLQPEKSNQEYFTKNSEAHRGSFFDQKRAARQLNSENISPNETSGKQLFHDDKSSANFEETKKVTDLQDSNVCKIFTCPVCFEKQSSNNLEELNRHIDECLSGMCVKDTVEISKNDSLRENTSNFLPQLKNEWVDKCQKNRTDQLSGTDQSASVSDSSTDNSTERFGQIIPDKSPGERQLNNLSHITRNVCMKQCLFPKQISQDNEDHFDKTEDTEGASSSCFFEAKEDSVLVCPVCNSEQKTTNLMSFNRHVDVCLNKDLIQELTEKEDFPMKTYNMENSNRVFSGGLSKGQVCTNPSQGTKRSGLTASQSVSKKTKSSNSKHTIKMFFK